CATCCATTCCATAGGTACCAAACTACTTTCAATCAAGACCCATATAATCACAAAACatgcaaatcaacaaaattaagAATTGGGCTTTGAAGACTTTGATACAAACATGCTAAGACATCGGATCGCAAGATTATCGATGAAAACGTAGAAGACAATACACCGAATTTTATGAATTAAGGTTCCCAACGACTTGGCTTAGTTGTGAATCTCGTTTCACACTCCAAATATCCTAATCATAACATTAACATGCTCGTTTATaattatcaaaatcaaaactagcagCCAATCACGCAAAAGCATCAAAAGATTTAGAACTACAAATCATACCTTGAACAATCCAATTTTGCAACTACCGTTTAGAGATTAGAGACTAGATAAAGAGATTAACCACTTATGATTTTGTGATAAacaataattttattgattaaaatcaGTGCTTACACAAGAATCAATGAGAATAAATAAGAAAGATCTATGGAAAGATTGAGAGAAAACTGTTTTACTTTTGCAGGGCTAACAACGAAGAAAATGTagcaaatatcaaaaaatatccATAATAACCCTTACAATAGGATTATATACTGTCTCCTCACCCTAATAAGTCCTAACTACCCACACAAAACGAGTCACAAAGGTTCTATGTTTTATTTCCCAAGTTTCATTTTTAAAACACTGTTCGCGGGTTTGCTGTTCATGATAACCCGTCTGGACAGGTAAGTTTGTCGTTCGAACAACCTCCTATAATGTGTCTTCAAAATCTGCATGTCCATCTAAATGGGTTCTCTGGTTGTTCGAACAACCGATGCCCATCCGGTTGGGTATGATAGTTGTCTGGACGGACGACCTCTTCATTAAACTTCAAACTTGTTTTGCTATTTGGATGGGTAAATTGGTCATCCGGACAGACTCTTCAGTTAAGCTTCATTATGCACTTGTTCATCCGTCATCCGTTGGGACAACCTACATGGTCGTTTGGATGGACTATTCTACTGTTCACTTGACAATTGTAGAATTCGCTTAAAAAATAGCCACTTTGTTCCTGTTTCCCACAAAATCAATGGGAACACTTATAAGAGTAAAATTATACTAAAACACACAATTTCAACAACTCTCTCTTTCATTCGTCCGCAGTTTGAATGCCTTCACTAAACCGGGCCTGGGCCCAAAAAAGtagggccgggccgggccgggcccgatgccgagccctatGAGTAGGTCGACCAGCATAGTAAAATCGTCTGGGCGCGATACTCATTTCCTGTAAATTTCCTGTTTCAGCCATAGCTATTACTCAAAGGCGTATCAGGGACAACAACGAAAGAAGTATTTATCCACAACTGTCTGCAAGCCAACGTACACGACGCGCGGCGCCATAAACCAAAAGGTCGTCGTcttcaaaaatattaaataaatttggtgCCAACGTACGCGACCCGCAATTTCAGCAACTCTCTCTTTCATTCGTCAATTCTAACGAGCTGGGAACAAAAGGCGTCCTTTTCTGCTTCAACTATCGAAAATCTCTGCGTATCAGTGTCTGATATTCCGATCCTCCATTTCTTCCTGTTCACATTCCTGATTTCTTTCACTCGAGCCACTGTGTCAGGTGCATGATTTAGCACGAATTGATTTACTCGGTGAATAATTGTTGAAAGCAAATTAGCAAATCAACTGTTTGATTAAATATCTGTTAAGAGTTTACGTTGTCCCTTGAGAATTTCTGTTTCTCTTCTCTGATTCGTCTGCAGTTTGAATTCTAGTTTGTGTGAAAAGAATGGGGAAGAAGCGTGTAATGTTGCCGGCCGAGAGGATAGACTTGTCCGCCGTCAAATACGAGCCCCAAGTCCTTGAGGGTACGCTTCTTTACTCTTGAACATGAACATATTTGTTTATGTGTTTTATGCATAGTGGATTTTTGTACTGGATTGACAATATGAGAGTTTATGTGAGGAGGAGGGACAGTGTTGATGCTTGCTTTGACTTGTCTGTGGGAATTGCAGCTCCTCATTTGACTGGATTGCTGTTCAAGTTATTCGTTAAGATGATTGAAGCGCCTTTCATTGGTTCTTTGATCATATATCACTTAAAGAAGCAGAATAAGATGGTCGAGGTATGTTTTTTCTGCAAATTCTGTTGGTTCGATTCACGCTCCAACTGGTTTTGCTTATTGTTTATGGCAGCAATTTTGGGTGACTAAATGGATATATGTGCATTGATAGACCTTGCAGTATACTGAGATACCGGAGGGGCCTATGTTTAAACCTGAATTCCCTCCTCAAGGTTTGTTCTTATgtctatggttttttttttgggcttcATGCATTGACCCTAAACCTATCATTAGGACAATGATGACTAttggttattttttttaactcttgTTGTTTTGTTATGCCGCCATCAATGAGAAAAAGCTTAATGATAgctttatgaaagaaaccattttcaaacatttAGATGGCCTTTTTTGTTTACTTCCTTCCTATTAATCTTATAAAGACTGAAGGATAGTTTGAGAATGTAAACAATTCTCTTGTTTTAGAATATTGCTTGAACTTGCACTTACTTGGTAATGGTCTTGTGTAGTACACGAAGTTGACCACTGagcaaaatttaaattttagaaCCAGAACAGGGtgttattgttgttgatgaAGATGGGAAACCTGAAGACCGGGTTGAGTCAGCCTTAAAATGTCTTCCTCATTATGATCCTGTTAGCTGTTCTTTGGGGGATTTGGCGTCAACATTTCAGTACTGGAAGATTCGTGATTATGCATATGCTTATCGATCTCGAATTGTAACACCATCTACGGTAGTGATTAACCCTAGGACTCCTTTTCGTGTTCGAATAAATCACAAGGGATGAGTCTCACTTTCAGCATATAGGTTGCCGAGCGCATCATCTCAGTGGTAGAAGAGTATAACAATAAAAGCCCCCCTTGTCCATTAGTGATTTCTTTCAATGCGGAGGAAGTAAGGAAGCAAGCTGAAGCTTCTACATTGAGGTTTGAGGAAGGTATTTTTGAATGATATGATATGTATTTATGGATTAATTGCAGTAAATTCCATTTTTATCTTGAGAGACCCCTTGGTGTTGGTTATGTAGGCAATCCAATTTCCATCCTGGATGGAATCTTTATGGCAATCAAAGATGATATAGATTGCTACCCTCATCCATCAAAGGGTAACAAAGATGAACCTTTTCTATTAATAAAGcttcattaaaattttttgcTGTGGTAGCGGTAAGATGAGGTTATCATATTGAATGAAAGGTGCAACAACATGGATGCACGAAGTTCGCTCTGTGGAAAAAGATGCAGTTTGTGTTTCTAGATTGCGTAGCTGTGGTGTGATTCTCATTGGAAAGGCAAACATGCATGAGTTGGGCATGGGTACCACTGGAAACAATCCAAATTATGGGTCAGTTTCTATCTTAGAATCATTTACGTTCTTCAGTAGGTTTCAATTTGTGGGCCATGAAGAATCTACATAATGGATATGAGTATTGGCATTGGCATTTAAAAAATGATCTACCCAATGGGCATGGACATTATTGTTAACATTTAGGTGTTCAGTAAGATTTCTTCAAGAATGCTACTCTTCTATTTTCATAAATATTACCTAGATCAGTTGATTTGTGTTAACCTAAGAAATCCAGTCCATGTTCTAAATTCTAATGAATATCTAATTTCTTATATTGATGCGTAGAACAACAAGAAACCCACATGCTCATGAAAGGTATACTGGGGGTTCTTCTTCAGGCCCTGCAGCAATTGTAGCTTCTGGATTATGTTCAGCTGCCTTGGGAACAGATGGAGGAGGTTCTTCAAATATCTATGCTACTGTAAATCTTGACTGGTGCTTATTATATGTTAATGTTTTGTGGTATTTAATGGGGTCGCAGGTTCTGTTCGTATCCCTTCTTCTCTTTGTGGTGTAGTGGGCCTGAAAACAACATTTGGACGGACAAGTATGGAAGGGTAATTATTTAATCATAGGTTCCGTCAATTTCCACTAGATATTCTGGTCTTTTTTTGGTGAATAGGTACTCTGATTCTTATGTTATGTGTTCTTGTAACGTCTTGACGAGTAATAATATTCTTTTTAAGTTAGGTtcattttgaaaaatcaatATGTTGCATTTCTTGAAGGTTCTCCTGTGAATTTGTGAGGGCAATATATTCTCCGTATAGTGCACTTTGCTAAGCTAGCTGTTGATGACAGGTTTTCTGTAAATCACATGGTAACGATGACAGTTGTACAGTATGAAGGGTTGttctatttttaaatttgaGAAAAGAAACTCATAAGATGTTGTTGTAAAATTAACTATCAAACTGTTTTATTATGTAAATTGTAGGTACATTTGGTGGCTGG
This sequence is a window from Tripterygium wilfordii isolate XIE 37 chromosome 8, ASM1340144v1, whole genome shotgun sequence. Protein-coding genes within it:
- the LOC120003847 gene encoding fatty acid amide hydrolase-like isoform X1; protein product: MGKKRVMLPAERIDLSAVKYEPQVLEAPHLTGLLFKLFVKMIEAPFIGSLIIYHLKKQNKMVETLQYTEIPEGPMFKPEFPPQEPEQGVIVVDEDGKPEDRVESALKCLPHYDPVSCSLGDLASTFQYWKIRDYAYAYRSRIVTPSTVAERIISVVEEYNNKSPPCPLVISFNAEEVRKQAEASTLRFEEGNPISILDGIFMAIKDDIDCYPHPSKGATTWMHEVRSVEKDAVCVSRLRSCGVILIGKANMHELGMGTTGNNPNYGTTRNPHAHERYTGGSSSGPAAIVASGLCSAALGTDGGGSVRIPSSLCGVVGLKTTFGRTSMEGSLCGSGTVEIIGPIASSVEDAMLVYAAILGSSPVDRIALKPAPPCLPILSSPVTADGLGSLQLGKYTAWFNDVHSPEISDKCEDVLNLLSKTHGCEVIEIVIPELHEMRTAHLVSFGVETQCSLNPDCEDGKGMRLTHDTRTNVALFRSFTGSDYVAAQCLRRRIMYHHMEIFKKVDIIVTPTTGMTAPVIPPSALKFGETDLQVTGYLMRFVIAANLLGLPAISVPIGYDKQGLPIGLQLLGRPWAESTILRLASAVEELCGKPKKQPASFYDVLKMELK